Proteins encoded together in one uncultured Sphaerochaeta sp. window:
- a CDS encoding cation:dicarboxylase symporter family transporter, with translation MKTWISYLAATALALAATLLFGDSTVFQQLMYTITALLVQLGGFVLIPLVFFGFSSGIASLRKDSKGFVFSRTTILWSLFSTLLLAISGAVVFRFFPTYFPASSSAGTDATSLSVLAPQSLSTLFESLLPINPFYTLASAESFLLPVIIIALVFGYFLKPNVEVIRPAYVTMNSLSETMFRLTRSFAILGHLFVFFAASYWFSHLQQEGTIFVAGRFLLMLLGSTLAVLLFILPLLFAIATRFKVNPYQVLYRMLAPALAALFTGSIFFSTPISIPLSRHNLGCQKRVSATAFPLYTLIGRGGSAMIATLSILSLLYAATATMPTDKVILIVALTSAMFSFASPLYLGYEVFFISIIALQFLKIDLYGAEMTLIALMPILNGLGILIDSYIAAFGATYTCHRMGVLLESAYRDIQ, from the coding sequence ATGAAGACGTGGATTAGTTATCTAGCTGCAACAGCCTTGGCGCTGGCTGCAACCCTATTATTCGGGGATTCGACTGTTTTTCAGCAGCTGATGTACACCATCACTGCCCTGTTGGTACAATTGGGTGGTTTTGTCTTGATTCCCTTGGTATTCTTTGGATTTTCTTCGGGTATTGCTTCCCTGAGAAAGGATAGTAAAGGATTTGTCTTCAGTCGGACAACCATCCTCTGGAGTCTATTCTCTACACTCTTGCTCGCCATTTCGGGAGCAGTCGTGTTCAGGTTTTTCCCCACCTACTTCCCTGCAAGCAGCAGCGCAGGGACAGATGCAACGTCCCTTTCAGTCCTTGCTCCACAGTCCTTGTCCACACTCTTTGAGTCATTGCTCCCGATCAATCCATTTTACACATTGGCAAGTGCTGAAAGTTTCCTACTTCCAGTAATTATCATTGCCTTGGTTTTTGGATACTTCCTGAAGCCGAATGTTGAGGTTATCCGACCAGCCTATGTGACGATGAACTCCTTGAGTGAGACAATGTTCCGCCTGACGCGGTCCTTTGCCATCCTAGGCCATCTCTTTGTCTTCTTTGCTGCTTCCTACTGGTTCAGCCACCTGCAACAGGAAGGAACCATCTTTGTTGCTGGAAGATTCCTGCTGATGTTGCTGGGCTCCACGCTTGCAGTACTCCTTTTTATACTGCCCTTACTGTTTGCCATTGCCACCCGATTCAAGGTAAATCCATACCAGGTTCTCTACCGAATGCTGGCTCCAGCATTAGCAGCGCTTTTTACTGGAAGCATTTTCTTCTCCACTCCAATCAGCATTCCACTCTCCAGACATAATCTCGGATGTCAAAAACGGGTTAGTGCTACCGCATTCCCCCTCTATACGCTTATCGGGAGGGGAGGGTCGGCTATGATTGCGACTTTGAGCATTCTCAGCCTGTTGTATGCCGCAACGGCAACAATGCCTACTGACAAGGTCATTCTCATCGTTGCACTCACCAGTGCAATGTTCTCCTTTGCCAGCCCGCTGTATCTTGGTTATGAGGTTTTCTTCATCTCCATCATAGCCCTGCAATTCCTGAAGATTGATCTTTATGGTGCTGAAATGACCTTGATAGCCCTTATGCCGATACTTAATGGCCTGGGAATTCTCATTGATTCCTACATTGCTGCTTTTGGAGCTACATATACCTGTCACCGGATGGGGGTACTCCTTGAAAGTGCCTACCGGGACATACAGTAA
- a CDS encoding aldo/keto reductase, whose amino-acid sequence MEYKAFGKTGHTSSRVLFGAAAFWDVSQKEADKTLGLLLDNGINHIDTARSYGDAELRIGPWMKEHRSSFFLASKTNKRTKEEALVELKETLTRLQTDYIDLWQLHYLVEPDEWKTTMSEGGALEAAIEAKEQGLVRFIGVTGHGVEAPSAHLRSLEVYDFDSVLLPYNYTMMQNSLYREQTQKLFEVCKERDIAVQTIKSLARGELGSKEKVYATWYDPLTDEASIQTAVHWVLSNEQVFLNSTGDIRILPHILKAAQETIRKPSNEEMEALGKKEAITPLFS is encoded by the coding sequence ATGGAATACAAAGCATTCGGAAAAACCGGTCATACATCAAGCAGGGTGCTCTTTGGAGCTGCTGCATTTTGGGATGTAAGCCAAAAGGAAGCTGATAAGACGTTGGGTCTTTTGCTCGATAACGGGATCAACCATATCGATACCGCTAGGAGTTATGGAGATGCTGAGTTACGCATAGGTCCCTGGATGAAAGAACATCGTTCCTCTTTTTTCCTGGCTTCAAAAACCAATAAACGAACCAAGGAAGAGGCTCTGGTTGAGTTGAAGGAGACCCTCACCCGTCTTCAGACCGATTACATTGATTTATGGCAACTTCACTATCTTGTGGAACCGGATGAGTGGAAGACCACGATGAGCGAGGGTGGAGCCTTGGAGGCTGCCATTGAGGCAAAAGAACAGGGATTGGTCCGTTTCATTGGCGTAACTGGCCATGGAGTTGAAGCCCCTTCAGCACATCTGAGAAGTCTGGAAGTCTATGATTTCGATTCAGTCCTCCTGCCTTACAACTATACCATGATGCAGAATTCACTCTACAGGGAGCAAACCCAAAAGCTTTTTGAGGTATGTAAGGAGAGAGATATTGCAGTGCAGACCATCAAGAGCCTTGCACGGGGAGAGCTTGGGAGCAAGGAGAAGGTTTATGCTACCTGGTATGATCCTCTTACCGATGAGGCTTCCATCCAGACGGCAGTCCATTGGGTTCTTTCCAATGAGCAGGTATTCCTGAACAGTACTGGTGATATTCGTATCTTGCCTCATATTCTCAAGGCAGCACAGGAGACGATCAGAAAGCCAAGTAATGAAGAGATGGAAGCTCTGGGGAAGAAAGAGGCGATCACGCCGCTATTTAGCTGA